The Bryobacteraceae bacterium genome includes a window with the following:
- the lipA gene encoding lipoyl synthase, with amino-acid sequence MLVSIDTRPRRPAWLKAPAPVGDNYMELKRLVRGLRLHTVCESAACPNIGECWNHRTATFMILGNYCTRRCGFCAVQKGAPLPVDPDEPRRVAEACAHLGLRHAVITSVNRDDLKDGGAGHFAAVISAIRERIPGCRVEVLVPDFQGSREAMRTVMDAAPDVLNHNIETVPRLYREVRLGARYERSLEMLAYAAELRPEIPTKSGLMVGLGETDEEVFEVLRDLRRHHVKIVTIGQYLRPTLQHLPVLRYVTPEQFAEYRRAAQEMGFDHVESGPFVRSSYHAAEAVAASSEPGLQNR; translated from the coding sequence GTGCTGGTTTCCATCGACACACGGCCCCGGCGTCCGGCGTGGCTGAAGGCGCCCGCCCCTGTGGGCGACAACTACATGGAGCTGAAGCGGCTGGTGCGCGGCCTCCGCCTGCACACGGTGTGCGAGTCTGCAGCCTGCCCGAACATCGGCGAATGCTGGAACCACCGCACGGCGACGTTCATGATTCTCGGCAATTACTGCACGCGCCGCTGCGGCTTCTGCGCCGTGCAGAAGGGCGCCCCGTTGCCCGTCGATCCGGACGAGCCGCGCCGCGTGGCCGAGGCGTGCGCGCATCTGGGTCTCCGCCATGCGGTCATCACGAGCGTCAACCGCGACGACCTGAAGGACGGCGGCGCCGGCCACTTCGCCGCGGTGATCTCTGCGATCCGCGAAAGAATTCCGGGCTGCCGCGTGGAAGTGCTGGTGCCGGACTTCCAAGGCTCGAGGGAAGCCATGCGCACGGTGATGGATGCGGCGCCGGACGTGCTGAATCACAACATCGAGACCGTTCCGAGGCTTTACCGCGAAGTGCGCCTGGGAGCGCGCTACGAACGCTCGCTGGAAATGCTGGCCTATGCCGCTGAGCTGCGGCCGGAGATCCCCACAAAGTCCGGCCTGATGGTCGGCCTTGGCGAGACGGACGAAGAGGTCTTCGAGGTCCTGCGCGACCTGCGGCGCCACCACGTGAAGATCGTGACGATCGGCCAGTACCTGCGGCCGACTCTGCAGCACCTGCCGGTGCTGCGTTATGTGACGCCCGAGCAGTTTGCCGAATACAGGCGGGCGGCGCAGGAAATGGGATTCGACCATGTCGAATCCGGTCCGTTCGTCCGCTCGTCCTATCACGCGGCGGAGGCGGTGGCGGCGAGCTCAGAGCCCGGCCTGCAGAACCGCTGA